Proteins from one Paludisphaera borealis genomic window:
- a CDS encoding Y-family DNA polymerase — MFALVDCNNFYASCERVFNPKLRNRPVIVLSNNDGCVIARSNEAKALGFKMGDAFFKVRQLVDQHQVAVFSSNYTLYGDMSSRVMQTLERFSPELEVYSIDEAFLNLAGFPADQLAAMAADIRRTVKRWTGIPVSVGIGPTKTLAKAANQLAKKLPEANGVWSIATEQERTESLQRLPVGDVWGIGRQWARFLAGHGIGDALAFSQQPDGWIRQHMHVVGLRTAAELRGTPCIPLELAPAPRKGLVVSRMFGKKLTEFEPVKQALVAYVTRAGEKLRRDGLAARHMTVFLHNSPYSTTENYFSNAASFQLAHPTSDTAELIRHAVSGLRRIYRQGPHYSKCGVMLDEFCPDGTGQGELFDARDEVRSGKLMAAVDAVNRRMGRDTVFYAGSGTHRDWKAFAKMKTGHYTTDIEQLLKVRA; from the coding sequence ATGTTCGCACTGGTCGATTGTAATAATTTTTATGCGTCGTGCGAGCGGGTGTTCAACCCGAAGCTCCGCAACCGCCCGGTGATCGTGCTTTCCAACAACGACGGCTGCGTCATCGCCCGCAGCAACGAGGCGAAAGCCCTCGGCTTCAAGATGGGCGATGCGTTTTTCAAGGTGCGGCAGCTGGTCGATCAGCACCAGGTCGCGGTGTTTTCCTCGAATTACACGCTCTACGGCGACATGAGCAGCCGCGTGATGCAGACGCTGGAGCGGTTTTCGCCCGAGCTGGAGGTCTATTCCATCGATGAAGCCTTCCTGAATCTGGCCGGTTTTCCGGCCGATCAGCTGGCCGCCATGGCGGCGGATATCCGCCGCACCGTCAAGCGATGGACAGGCATCCCGGTCAGCGTCGGCATCGGCCCGACCAAAACGCTCGCCAAGGCCGCCAATCAGCTCGCCAAGAAGCTGCCGGAGGCAAATGGCGTCTGGAGCATCGCCACGGAGCAGGAACGCACAGAGAGCCTTCAGCGGCTTCCTGTGGGCGATGTCTGGGGCATCGGCAGGCAGTGGGCACGTTTTCTGGCCGGGCACGGCATCGGCGATGCACTGGCGTTCAGCCAGCAGCCCGACGGCTGGATTCGCCAGCACATGCACGTCGTCGGCTTGAGAACCGCCGCCGAGCTACGCGGCACGCCCTGCATCCCGCTGGAACTGGCACCGGCACCGCGGAAAGGGCTGGTGGTTTCCCGCATGTTTGGCAAGAAGCTGACCGAATTCGAGCCGGTGAAGCAGGCGTTGGTCGCCTATGTGACGCGTGCGGGCGAAAAGCTCCGCCGCGACGGGCTTGCCGCCCGGCACATGACCGTCTTCCTCCACAACAGCCCGTATTCGACGACGGAGAACTATTTCAGCAATGCCGCCAGCTTCCAGCTGGCCCATCCCACCAGCGACACCGCCGAACTGATCCGCCACGCCGTCAGCGGGCTGCGGCGGATCTACCGGCAAGGGCCGCACTACTCCAAATGCGGCGTCATGCTAGATGAGTTTTGCCCGGACGGAACAGGGCAGGGGGAACTATTCGATGCCCGCGACGAGGTGAGGAGCGGCAAGCTGATGGCCGCAGTGGACGCGGTGAATCGCCGCATGGGACGGGATACGGTTTTCTACGCCGGTTCGGGCACCCACCGGGACTGGAAGGCCTTCGCCAAGATGAAAACCGGGCACTACACGACAGATATCGAGCAACTGCTAAAGGTGCGGGCGTGA